TAAAACCTATAGTTCAGTAATAGCTAAGGAAAACATTTATAATATAAATGCttaatttttaataataattaaaaaaaaatatgatttgATGAAAATTACATTTCGTGATCTGGAAAGAGTTTCCAGATTTCACCACGCAGCATTCATCAGGGTTGGTAGAAAGCCCAGGTTTCTACTTAAAGCCCCATGGGTTAGGGCGGGTTAGTCTAGGGTTAGTTTTTTATCTATTTACTCAATAGATACAaaattgaaaattaaatttattagaAATAACTACATTGGCACATATATTAAAGCAAAGTTTTTGTTAACCAAcccaactttaaactaaaaaatctgGCCCAGATGGGATAGTGGATTGCTacctcaccaaccaccactacctccctGATATTGCTACCTCtccaaccaccactacctccctGATATTGCTacctcaccaaccaccactacctccctGATATTGCTacctcaccaaccaccactacctccctGATATTGCTacctcaccaaccaccactacctccctGATATTGCTacctcaccaaccaccactacctccctGATATTGCTacctcaccaaccaccactacctccctGATATTGCTacctcaccaaccaccactacctccctGATATTGCTACCTCtccaaccaccactacctccctGATATTGCTacctcaccaaccaccactacctccctGATATTGCTacctcaccaaccaccactacctccctGATATTGCTacctcaccaaccaccactacctccctGATATTGCTacctcaccaaccaccactacctccctGATATTGCTacctcaccaaccaccactacctccctGATATTGCTacctcaccaaccaccactacctccctGATATTGCTacctcaccaaccaccactacctccctGATATTGCTacctcaccaaccaccactacctccctGATATTGCTacctcaccaaccaccactacctccctGATATTGCTacctcaccaaccaccactacctccctGATATTGCtacctcactaaccacaccacacccctacgcaatcgaatattttaaattcaaatcccgGAGAGAAAATCCCGTAGGTGAATTTGGTCAGTTATTAAGAGGGATCTGTTATAGGGAGGTTCCAATTTGGGAAGATGCACTGTAATATATTAGTAAAGATATTACTTATTATAACCTCACAACAAAAGAATCTCTCACAAAGCTTCCCCATggacaaataaaaaaaaggaatTACTCCCATGAGGCAATGTCTATCTGCAACATTAATTCTGGCAAATCATATCCTCACCACATGCCAAAATTATTGTCAATAATATGATATGAACATGTAATAAAATAATGCTAGACAATTCAATATCATATCTAAAATTTATTAGTCTTCATATATTTCATTCAATATAAACAGACATAATTTGTGCTGAATGACCTATGATGTTTCACACATGGTCAGTCTAACAATCCATCCAAAAGGTAACCGTAAAAGGGATATTTATTCATACAAGTGGGTCTTGAAAGTTTAAAAAAAAGCTTAATAATAAAGTATGAAATTCCTAGTGGATAATCCATAGTACTAGACTGACTTTGAAGATTTTTTAATTTAATATGTTAAATTTGAAGTGAATTGACTAACAGCAAGAAACTTACCGGCTGAAAGCCAGAGGGTCCAGCGAAGGCGTGATGGTATGAGGCAGAAGTACCTGCTAGGGCACTAGAGGCAGCTTGTTGTAAGAACTCGGGTAGATCATTACTTAAGTCCCCTCCTAGGTCACCTCCACTATCTTCCTCTTTGTAACCATCTCCACTCATGTTATATGAATCACGGTTGACATCTCCTGTATCATCTTCCTCCATTTCTACTTTAACAAAAGTGGGTGTTTCTTCCCCTCTATATTGATtagattgttgttgctgttgttcagGTAAGGGCTGTGATGATGAAATAGATGGTTGAGACGATGATTGATGTGTCAATTGTTGTGAGGACTGATGAGATGGTATATGAGAAGCAACAGGAGACTCCGCCGGCGAAGAGTGGGGACGGTTATCACGATCGTCAGTAACATGAGACTCCTGAGATGTTCTAAGAGGGGAAGGGCTTAACCGTTGGCTACCAGGGCTCTTTGgtcttggaggtggtggtggtggtgtgtgcagaCCACTCTGTGGTGGAGGGGGCGGTCTAACATCCTCCCTACCATCTTCACCTTCATCTCTGCGTTTTCTTTTCGATGGTGGGCTTCCATTGCCACCATCTCGTCTGGAAGGGTCAGACCGAGATGGCACCGACATGGCACCTTTCTTAGGAGGTTCATCGTCAGGTACTGCAAGGCCTTTAATTCTCAAATTTTCTGCTGCCTTAATTAAAGAAGCTAAGTCACTTTGTCGCACATTCACTTCACCAAGGTACATATAATCTAGCAAGGCCTCTAGGTCCTCACTTTTTATATCTTTTAACACTATAACAGGGCTCTTGCAAGCAGTCTTGTCAAACATGGCACAGAAGTAATCACTACACGTTGAAAGCACCAACTTGTGCACACTGTAGAATTTGCCATCACATGCCAGAGTGACATCCGTATACGCTTGCTGGAAAAGAAAGATTTTACTGTTAAGAGATAAAAAGAACCGATTTCAAATAAATTTCATACCGCTCCAAATATTAAATTCATGCTCATTTTCCTATTTACATGTGCTTCTGCAAATACATATTCATGTAAATCCATGTGGTGTTCTGCCTGTAACAAAAGCAAACACTGTTTTGTGTACATTGAAAGGACACCAGGTAAAGTCATTTGGTCCATGGAGAGTTGTGCTGTAATGTTGCCGACTCTCCTTATAGACATGATGAATTTGTTAATGTTTGTGTATTTCCTGCTTTATATCTGTTAAGGGACGGATTacgaaaatatgcaataaatgaaaactggttcaatttcaaacttttttgacgagttgtatataaAATTGGGTTcaactggtccaagtctcagcatcgtagcataaataggaagggagaaaaaaaatttgaattatgtgtcaaaattttccaaaatggtaaaaaattaacATGAAACACGTGTCAATTGAAATCATGCCTAtgactatcacaatagcatataataaagtattttaagctatcacaatagcatataataaagtattttaagctatcacattagcatataataaagtatttAACAATTGAGTTTTATGCCCAAAACAATTTTCAAacaaaaaaaatgattttttttctcgaatttttctcattttttatcagctgatttgcatgaaacttatacatctTACAGAATATAAGCCTTTCAGTAAGAGtgcaaattttggaggaaattggttgaaatCAACCACAGGTGGCAGAATGTTTGATCTTATTTATTGTCAAGTAACAAAATTAGCTCTCCTCTTTCATTTTTTTCAATTTAATGAAATTTACATCTTATATGTAGAGTTGACGTCTCTACAAACTTTATAAAACACTTTATTCCtatgttcatttattgattttataaatatttgcaaacatgaaatattggcataTATTTTTGGGGAACTTGGGACTTTGGACTTTTTGGGACTACttgcattagtaaaactaaaaatattttggataatcCTTTTTATAAAAATCCTTTAATATGTGCTAATAAGATAGacgagtgtcatagaaatgatttcatttgaaaaTTGTGGTTGCAGAGTATTATTGAATGTGTAAAATTCACTGAAAAAAAATCCCTTCCTTTCTGTTTAGGGTGCGATACTGAAACAGAACAGTTGCAGCCCTtcttatatacaactagtaaaaaaagTTTGGTTTATATTAAACATTTCAAAATAATGTAATAAACCCCTTTATCAAGGTGGTATAACTATTACAGTATTTACAAAGATTATTTCATTGATCTGTGATTAAACAGTACATGTAATTAATCTGCAAGTGACTAAAGAAATTATTCATTATAAAATTTATTCTATTTTGTcattcagtcttggaaattgaatctattattcattttatttctaacaagagaaatggacCATGTAGTCAAATTTGGTCTTTCCATTCCCTCCTCCCAAATTACAAAAACACTTGGCTGTAGCAGTTTTGATCAGTAAATGAGTTAAATATTTAAGTTTAACAAACAGAACTTTAATTTTTATAATAAGTAATAAAAGCTTCATATCAGTAGGAAGATGCTTTCTTGaaaaattttaaatataaattaatggaGCTATATTGCTCGTCATAAACCTTGCACTGTTCTGCAAAATctgaagtacagtactgtacttaaagTTTGAGTCGGTACAATGAGGCTTTCTTCATTTATTAATGGAAAGTTGGCAATAGTTAATAAAATTAACATGACAAAAACCACACCATTAAAAACTCCTATTGAAGATACTTATaacaaatatgaaaataaaaagtCATAGTAGAACACATTTTTAATAAAGCAACTTTGGTAGACCTGTAAACACAAtaccatacatatatacatacatacaacagAAAATTGAAGACATCTTACCTTGTCCCTGAGCACACCCAAAATGTGAAGAAACGTGGAACGATGATTGTTCCACTTTAAGGAAAGTAGCTCCTCCATGTTAACCTGAAAAAATAAAATGCTGAAACAAAGCACAATTTCAACAAAATACATCAATTGCTAAAGATAATGAAGTAAACACAAATTTACAAACCATCCCATCCTGCTGCTATTCTATCCTTAGGCAGAACAGTACCCTTACTTTAGATTTTATGAATCCATCATATGTGActaaagaataaaggtaactgcagaaggcctatttgcccatacgagAAAACACAAAACATAACATATTTAAGATCAATTCCTGGCTTTCTAAAAACAAACCATTCAAATATAACAAAGACACGATGACAAATCAAAAAAACCTCAGCTATAATGACAAAATTATATGAGGCTCTAGATCTATTGGCCTAAGGAAGGCAGCTCATAATtatacccactcactcactcatataCATACCTAACTTGTTTGGAacaatccaccaagcctgtacctACAGTAATACATTACCCAGTAATTTCTTCTATACAGTATATCAACAACCCCACTTACAAATCAGTATACACAATGTATACCAATGTATACCACCTCAGTGTATACAATGAAATCTCAATAACATGATGTATCTAAAAGAAGATCTTTGAAACAAGGCAGTGGAATTGTCAGTCCTGGATTACTCCAGGTGTAAGATGTGTAAAAGTAACAAACCAGAGTTGGCCCCAACTCTCAAGAAATTTGGAGGCACTCTACTCCAAAGATTTTCTCATTTACCAAGGTGTTTTCTGAATCTAAGATTGTTTAATTTGTGTTGAACTGTTCTGGGTGTTGAAATCAGagtttatatacagtatttagcaTCCTATTAATACAGTAGGGTTTATGTAATTCTAAGAATCACTGTTTTGTTAACCACTGAATTAGATACCACTGTTAAGATAAAATTATATTTCCTTTTGCAGAGGTAATTGAGGACAGCACACTAGGCCAGTATAACTACAGTATATAATTTTTGGCAGGCAAGAAAAAAAATCACTAATCAGCTGCCTCTTCAACCAGCCTAACTTCATCTTATGAGTGAATTAGccctgaaaataaacaaaaacatgTTTGATATGAAATGGTAGACTAATCTGACCTAAAGAATTGCATACACAAATATTATTCAGAAAAAAcactaagtaaaaaaaaaaattgtctgctATTGGACCTCATCTTCAAACTGATTAGCAGAGCACATTCCCTATGCCAAAGAGATCAGTCTCTCAATCTGGCAGTAATAAGAATGCAACACACAAATTATAAGGATTAAGCCAGcccaggaccttcaaccagtgaagcctcacaCCAGCCCAgggccttcaaccagtgaagcctcacaaGCCAGCgcaggaccttcaaccagtgaggcctcacaagccagcccaggaccttcaaccagtgaagcctcacaCCAGCccgggaccttcaaccagtgaggcctcacaagccagcccaggaccttcaaccagtgaagcctcacaaGCCAGCgcaggaccttcaaccagtgaagcctcacaaGCCAGCgcaggaccttcaaccagtgaggcctcacaagccagCCCagggccttcaaccagtgaggcctcacaagccagcccaggaccttcaaccagtgaggcctcacaagccagcccaggaccttcaaccagtgaagcctcacaaGCCAGCCCAgggccttcaaccagtgaagcctcacaaGCCAGCgcaggaccttcaaccagtgaggcctcacaagccagcccaggaccttcaaccagtgaagcctcacaaGCCAGCgcaggaccttcaaccagtgaagcctcacaaGCCAGCgcaggaccttcaaccagtgaggcctcacaagccagCCCAgggccttcaaccagtgaagcctcacaCCAGCCCAgggccttcaaccagtgaagcctcacaaGCCAGCgcaggaccttcaaccagtgaggcctcacaagccagcccaggaccttcaaccagtgaagcctcacaaGCCAGCgcaggaccttcaaccagtgaggcctcacaagccagcccaggaccttcaaccagtgaggccccaCAAGCCAGcccaggaccttcaaccagtgaggcctcacaagccagcccaggaccttcaaccagtgaggcctcacaagccagcccaggaccttcaaccagtaAAGCCTCACAAGCCAGCctgggaccttcaaccagtgaagcctcacaaGCCAGcccaggaccttcaaccagtaAAGCCTCACAAGCCAGCctgggaccttcaaccagtgaagcctcacaaGCCAGTccaggaccttcaaccagtaAAGCCTCACAAGCCAGCctgggaccttcaaccagtgaagcctcacaaGCCAGCctgggaccttcaaccagtgaagcctcacaaGCCAGCctgggaccttcaaccagtgaagcctcacaaGCCAGCctgggaccttcaaccagtgaagcctcacaaGCCAGcccaggaccttcaaccagtgaagcctcacaaGCCAGCccgggaccttcaaccagtgaagccagcccaggaccttcaaccagtgaagcatgccgaggaccttcaaccagtgaagccagcccaggaccttcaaccagtgaagcctcacaaGCCAGCccgggaccttcaaccagtgaagccagcccaggaccttcaaccagtgaagcacgccgaggaccttcaaccagtgaagccagcccaggaccttcaaccagtgaagcctcacaaGCCAGcccaggaccttcaaccagtaAAGCCTCACAAGCCAGcccaggaccttcaaccagtgaagcctcacaaGCCAAcccaggaccttcaaccagtgaagcctcacaaGCCAGCttgggaccttcaaccagtgaagcctcacaaGCCAGCCCAGGACCTTCAGCCAGTGAAGCCTCACAAGCAAGtaaaggaccttcaaccagtgaggcctcacaagccagcccaggaccttcaaccagtgaagcctcacaaGCCAGcccaggaccttcaaccagtgaagcctcacaaGCAAGTAAAGGACCtttaaccagtgaggcctcacaagccagcccaggaccttcaaccagtgaagcctcacaaGCCAGCCCAGGACCTTTAACCAGTAAAGCCTCACAAGCAAGtaaaggaccttcaaccagtgaggcctcacaagccaaCAAACAAATTTCCACCAGTGAAGCCTCACAAGCCAGcccaggaccttcaaccagtgaggcctcacaagccagcccaggaccttcaaccagtgaagcctcacaaGCCAGcccaggaccttcaaccagtgaagcctcacaaGCCAGcccaggaccttcaaccagtgaagcctcacaaGCCAGcccaggaccttcaaccagtgaggctttagCATTTCCATATAATTCGGATAAGCGAGATTATACGGTACATCATGCAGACTCACGGCATTGTGAACTGTTTGGAGAATATAATACAAGATAATACAATAACATGTTAACAAAATGTCACTTAGACAGCAGGTAGTTTGCATAAGGATTTTTGAAGCACATTGAAGTTACACTAAATgattacaacatacaaaataatgcATTTAAACAAGACTTCATAGGCAAACCTACGTTTATGCAAATACCTGTGCACCAAGTTACTGTAGCCCATACCAGTTGTgctttgtatttatatatttatatataacccaATTGCTGTTCAAGCACCTGGTTTCACACTTGAGTGCTGCTATTTAGAGCACTTTAGTCCTGAAATATTTGAAAGTTAAATATTTGTAAAGTGCTAAAATTAAATTAGTCCAACTTCCCTACAAATCAATCTATAACAATGCCCGCATAAGACTAAGATAATATACAGTACAATTGATTTTGAATGCACTGTAAACTCGCCCCTAAAGATTTATTATGTAGCATCTATTCAACCAATATTCCTATTAAACAAAGATTCCTCCTTCCGCCATCAATAGTTTACCATCAAATATTATCAACCAAATGAACAGCGTACCGGAAAAACATTTCCTATTTCGAAAATCATTATCAAAATAGTGGTTATCCCGGTAAATGTGAGCAAGGTAACGTCAGTGTTGAGAGGACCCCGAGGGAAGTCCGCCTGGCTCTTATGTCCACCACAATACAATCATAACTACACTACAACAATCATTATAACCACTACAATATATCAAGAAATATGCTCCATAAAGACTAATTGAGTAGTATAAGCGTCTAGAgtaggagagtgagggagtgtcagGCGGGCGTGAGGCGGCCCGTGTCGGGGGCGGTCCACCTCAGCCTCCACCCCCAAGCATCTACCATCATAAcacgcttctctctctctacgtTACAAGTTCCCCGCATCATTAACAGCATCGCGACAGCTACAAGACAAGTCTTACAATACCTGACAACAAAAGAGTCGCGCGGGAGACCTAGAAATGGCTAAAAACTAACCTTCTAGGACTAGACGCTGGACTCCATCACATGGACACTTCGGCCATTTTCTTCCCCGCTCCCGCTCGCGTCGCCGCCGGTGTTGCCAACCCCGGCCGCCCGCTCGCTCATTCCGCTACATTACTATTTTCTCCTCTCTTACCTTCAATACTATACAATTACGATAATGAATAAGTCAAGTAAAACAGTTTCAAGATATTCAAGTTATATATAATGCTAAAATGTCTGCGTTACACAGATCGGAAAAGAAATTGCTCCATAATTGAAGGTGAATGAACGTTCATTCAAAATTATATTGATCCGGAAGGCGAAAATGGAGGAACAACTGAGAGTTCACTGGCTACTATAATATGTTTGGGGAACATAAGCCACTCTTTGTATTACATGTTCAGTCACATAATCTGATAACATGCTGCAGAAGAAACCTTTACCCGGCATCATATGTCATATGCCAAGTTCCTCATTTGGAAATTTCTGGAGCCGGTCTTTGTGTTGAATGTAGGATTGAACAGTGGAAGAATACAAAAATTTTGAAGAAGCCAATCCTCCAGTTGTCACGTTACAAAAATTttatactaaattgcccgaatctAACCTAATCGAGAACCCACGcaaagaaaacttttttttttttagctactATGATATGGTGAACCCCAGGGAACAACACACCCCGCTTTTCACATGCGatatggcctgggttcgtatcctggccggggaggattgactatcttcttgaggttatgttgagaagatttcggggcttagcgtcccagtggcccggtcctcgaccaggcctcctttctagacaaactgaaggaatggtccaacaaatggctactaaagttcaacccaagtaaatgtaaggtactgAAACTAGGAGgctagacactggataccgaatgggagatgaagtccttcacgaaacggacagagaaagatctaggagttgatatcacgccaaacctgtctcctgaagctcacatgaaaagaataacatcagcggcctatgcaaggctggctaacatcacaactattttcagaaacctgtgtaaggaatccttcagaaccttgtataccacatatgtaaggccaatcctggagtatgcagccccagcatggagcctgtaccttgtcaagcacaagacgaagctggaaaaaggttagaggtatgccactaggctagtcccagaactaagaggcatgagttatgaggaaaggctacgtgaactgcacctcacgtcgctggaagacagaagagttcgagGAGACATgagcaccacatacaaaattctcaggcgaattgacaaggtggacaaagatgGATTATATAACACGAGTGGTAcactcacaaggggacacaggtgaaagcggagttcccaaatgagccacagagacattagaaagaactttttcagtgccagagtagttagtaaatggaatgcactaggaagtgacgtggtggaggctgactccatacacagtttcaaatgtagatatgatagagtccagtaggctcaggaatctgtacaccagttgattgacagctgagaggcaggaccaaagagctttGGCTCAACCGGCCGGCCGGTTGAGTTGGGCTCAAGGGTCTGGGTACCTCATTTTCGATTCAGATGTCCACTCCACCACACGCTTGTGTGGTGGAGTGCATCCCTGCCTGCTGGtgccccccatcccccccgtcgGGATGGACCCAGCGGTCTACGGACTTCATGCATCGATTTTACCAAAGATTTCTAATTACCACCCTTAATTCAATTTAATGTGAAAGTACATTGTTGGATGAAGAATTTATTTTGCCACCATGCCTGAGTTTCCTTATGCTAACGCCCCCATTTCCACAGAATCGTCAAGGCGGGGACACCCCTGCCCTCTGGGACAAGGAAGAGAGTGCGACCCACGGCTACGCGGGGATGCAGCGTGCCGGGGCGTGAAAAACAACATGCGCGCCCGTGTCGATGGACGCATGTTGAGTTGGACTCctcggttgttgttgttgttttagattcagctactcagaacaataagttccagtagcacggggtatggtgagcccgtaagtggaggctctttggagccattatctgtatcagtggccgatactagagatctggcgatggatgggggtcttcatgatggtttttagcctggagggctggctataccagttatggagttgGTGggattagtgtagacctctaggttttccgttttttctttgtcggcgtctttggctgagcagtgctgtcgttggagttagGCGACGTGGCCTACATGAGGatgtcttgaaccgtgtaggtgtcgtatttgtgatgcggcggtggagctcatactatgatttcctcgtctgaggagtccgtaacctccgttgtgggcgtttttgtctttcgcctcgcagactTAGGTAGCTTTAGGTGACGTtaattggtggttgtagctatttcaggagcgctggtggtgctgttatcgtttgtagacaacaagtctgctagcgcggctgctgagatagtgatggtaggagtgttgggagctggtgaaggaattacctctgtttgtgtcgcccgggtcatgggcggttctggagtcggtgttgaagttgaccacctggtcgtcctggtggtagtctccggagtggtagaggaggcagtgagatttacgctagtggctatgatgggggccaggccattgtctatgtataatgcgtttagttcactgacaaagcgctggttgtctggtcctgcaagcctttccgctaatctaataagaccagggataatgccagcaCGTGATGCAGGGCATCAGTTATGAAGCGAAGGAGTGaagtgaaggagcctgtgggacccaatgagaaggctgtgtcgcctgctgggaggagccacatgttggtaagactggaaagtcttctggtcgattagtgagagctaaggtggtatgttgaacgcttggggctctggtcgaggaggtagaagggttgtttctcttggcttcaacctgggccttgatgctttcctgtctgcgggggcagcggtaggaaattgcgaggtgattgccatcacagagcaagcagtgatggactgttgccttgcatatggagtagtgatggtccagtgcgcacaagCTACACCTCTGGACAGGGTCCTGACACTtattggtcgggtgggagagctcgtagcacttaaagcactgctggatctcatggtatcgttcctttcttatttggtggggtggtatttttaggccgaagcagtagaatccttgtgtggtagcctgggtggccgcagctatggtggtgaacgtaatcttccttgatgttttgtcggtgttgcagaactctaggttgaataccgacaggtttggattttcgtcctcgatattgtccatgatatgatgttgaagtcggtcagcgatccactggctggtcctgctggtaaaaacagttcttctggCCAGGAActaacgtgggaagtgaggatgtaggtggtgttctttgcgaagaatggcatcgttagtgacgagtttttctagctcctcttcacatgaaaagaagagcacgatatcttcaccttcctgactaatgtcagcgggttcgaggccagttacgtccttcaggaccttcaaAGTATTGCTTCTCCCGATGAGCctgaccgtcaagtggagtcgctctgaccttaagaagtttgggtcgcattgtgaccacactgctccttgtgatgtgttggcgggagatgtctcccctgtCTGGCTGGATTCCTCGGTCTCGGTATCTCAATTCATGAGTCTGATGTCCTCAGAGGTCCTCTCTGATATCCTCTGACTCCGATGTCCTCTCCACCACACGCATGTACGATGGAATGCGCCCTGCcggtgccttccccccccccttccccccgtcgGGATGGACTCGGTGGTCTACGGTCTGCTTATATACTTTGTATATACACGtggtagcctcggctaccatcgtcttttgtatGGTAACTgacggtcgagcggttaaggtaccgtgtacaccagttgcattgtgctcctggctgtctgggttcaagtcacttctgggatgtggagttttcattcgcatgtatgcttggggaccattca
The DNA window shown above is from Procambarus clarkii isolate CNS0578487 chromosome 82, FALCON_Pclarkii_2.0, whole genome shotgun sequence and carries:
- the LOC123764392 gene encoding protein abrupt isoform X2, whose amino-acid sequence is MEELLSLKWNNHRSTFLHILGVLRDKQAYTDVTLACDGKFYSVHKLVLSTCSDYFCAMFDKTACKSPVIVLKDIKSEDLEALLDYMYLGEVNVRQSDLASLIKAAENLRIKGLAVPDDEPPKKGAMSVPSRSDPSRRDGGNGSPPSKRKRRDEGEDGREDVRPPPPPQSGLHTPPPPPPRPKSPGSQRLSPSPLRTSQESHVTDDRDNRPHSSPAESPVASHIPSHQSSQQLTHQSSSQPSISSSQPLPEQQQQQSNQYRGEETPTFVKVEMEEDDTGDVNRDSYNMSGDGYKEEDSGGDLGGDLSNDLPEFLQQAASSALAGTSASYHHAFAGPSGFQPDVSGWQGDSQSLPGSFSGLGFQPSTQDNPPGIGAELLGNVCKVCGKVFNGRNWKQNLEYHFLTHTKEKPFKCPICPHRSALKYNLIRHIRNRHRDLLTSALLNRPCESDGAEEVDMLTSHGNQISYQESEILLGPRSEIANLAVEIPLTLGNHTAPSQEVQALPSGDSNVSPNRDVRISHSQEIQINHQESFMASNHEICTSSGQELNIHLNRELNVALGREANTSVNREINIHSSREVANNLSHEMNVHTIHEAGIPLHQETRVFSSQELQILPNQQGQILINQESQLHPK
- the LOC123764392 gene encoding longitudinals lacking protein, isoforms H/M/V isoform X25; the encoded protein is MEELLSLKWNNHRSTFLHILGVLRDKQAYTDVTLACDGKFYSVHKLVLSTCSDYFCAMFDKTACKSPVIVLKDIKSEDLEALLDYMYLGEVNVRQSDLASLIKAAENLRIKGLAVPDDEPPKKGAMSVPSRSDPSRRDGGNGSPPSKRKRRDEGEDGREDVRPPPPPQSGLHTPPPPPPRPKSPGSQRLSPSPLRTSQESHVTDDRDNRPHSSPAESPVASHIPSHQSSQQLTHQSSSQPSISSSQPLPEQQQQQSNQYRGEETPTFVKVEMEEDDTGDVNRDSYNMSGDGYKEEDSGGDLGGDLSNDLPEFLQQAASSALAGTSASYHHAFAGPSGFQPDVSGWQGDSQSLPGSFSGLGFQPSTQDNPPGGAITNDVPLMCFVCNKAFSGRNKRQHLSNHLNTHTGEKPFCCPFCPHRANRKDNLKMHMRLKHLENLPGNMGGNLISQYQDPSTSHGHI
- the LOC123764392 gene encoding longitudinals lacking protein, isoforms H/M/V isoform X29; translated protein: MEELLSLKWNNHRSTFLHILGVLRDKQAYTDVTLACDGKFYSVHKLVLSTCSDYFCAMFDKTACKSPVIVLKDIKSEDLEALLDYMYLGEVNVRQSDLASLIKAAENLRIKGLAVPDDEPPKKGAMSVPSRSDPSRRDGGNGSPPSKRKRRDEGEDGREDVRPPPPPQSGLHTPPPPPPRPKSPGSQRLSPSPLRTSQESHVTDDRDNRPHSSPAESPVASHIPSHQSSQQLTHQSSSQPSISSSQPLPEQQQQQSNQYRGEETPTFVKVEMEEDDTGDVNRDSYNMSGDGYKEEDSGGDLGGDLSNDLPEFLQQAASSALAGTSASYHHAFAGPSGFQPDVSGWQGDSQSLPGSFSGLGFQPSTQDNPPGSGCKEEVVQCGVCGKVFSGRSRKHNLKQHTLTHTGERPHLCPHCPYRSSHRPTLRRHILTVHAHLAHHSGPLQPNPATFSYTR